A section of the Leptospira kobayashii genome encodes:
- a CDS encoding LEPBI_I2431 family sigma-54 regulated protein codes for MLESRAKQRIFSNAWDDFVLKVYSKNETPEYLLASIRDISEIGVSGLVEMGSEIKEKDILTGLIESELTRSKIKYSGKIVWIRETSEGTEFGLKFSEEFLLPDVLIARSMAAA; via the coding sequence ATGTTAGAATCTCGAGCAAAACAAAGAATCTTTTCCAACGCCTGGGATGACTTCGTATTAAAAGTATACTCAAAGAACGAAACTCCTGAGTACCTTCTTGCAAGCATCCGGGACATCTCGGAGATCGGAGTCAGCGGCCTAGTAGAAATGGGATCTGAGATCAAAGAGAAAGATATCCTTACTGGTCTCATTGAAAGCGAGCTGACTCGTTCCAAGATTAAATACAGTGGCAAAATCGTTTGGATCAGAGAAACAAGCGAAGGAACCGAATTCGGCCTGAAATTTTCAGAAGAATTTTTACTTCCGGATGTTCTGATTGCGCGTTCCATGGCTGCCGCCTAA
- a CDS encoding VOC family protein — MRVVTQTFLNLPVKNLDKSIQFFTKLGFTFNPDFTDEKATCMIINEHSFAMLLVEEYFETFSKLPISKGSREYILALSLTSRSEVDEMVKIALSSGGKPANDAQDHGFMYSCSFLDPDDHLWEVFFMDALPPKE; from the coding sequence ATGAGAGTTGTTACACAAACGTTTCTCAATCTGCCTGTAAAAAACTTGGACAAGTCCATTCAATTTTTTACAAAACTGGGGTTTACATTCAACCCGGACTTCACTGATGAAAAAGCCACTTGCATGATCATCAATGAACATTCCTTTGCTATGCTTCTTGTAGAAGAATACTTCGAAACATTTTCCAAACTTCCTATCTCGAAAGGATCGAGAGAGTATATTCTTGCGCTCTCTCTTACTTCCCGCAGTGAAGTCGATGAGATGGTAAAGATTGCCCTCTCTTCCGGAGGCAAGCCGGCCAATGATGCACAAGACCATGGGTTTATGTACAGTTGCAGTTTTTTGGATCCGGATGATCATCTTTGGGAAGTTTTCTTTATGGATGCACTCCCTCCGAAAGAATGA
- a CDS encoding methyl-accepting chemotaxis protein yields MSKAKKGHHIRKTGAELINRIRFSLGAVFLISILGNFKAYTPTILKINVSVVVLFIAFALLQHFLFKKSHWGERLAPFFLFSDVTLTLSLSLGNMILGVPNAAYAIKSSPTYSILYFFIIYSGFLISRKISLTLGIYSAALYTITLLFAAHVIGVHFVQKNTESWVIENVSSQTEFLKVIFLISISFIVGSVVNLLKDMKEAADEKAKEAIHHANEVDRKKESMQKTGEQLLHSSERLKSFGDELTSQVQTQAASIEEISASLVELSQSTDSSSELVDTQNNTISQLIHESDTLETILVQVANDTDKITKQVETSSAYSRQVTSSVVDLKLTMDEVKTSFQKVEEVNQIMKEIADRTNLLALNASIEAARAGEYGRGFAVVAQEVGE; encoded by the coding sequence ATGTCGAAAGCCAAAAAAGGCCATCACATAAGAAAAACAGGTGCCGAACTCATCAATCGAATCCGCTTTAGCTTAGGTGCCGTTTTTCTTATCTCCATATTGGGAAACTTCAAAGCATACACCCCGACGATTCTAAAAATCAACGTCAGCGTAGTTGTTCTGTTTATTGCTTTCGCCCTGTTACAACATTTTTTATTCAAAAAAAGCCATTGGGGAGAAAGACTCGCACCCTTTTTTCTTTTCAGCGATGTCACACTCACCCTCTCTCTCAGTTTGGGCAATATGATTTTGGGCGTCCCCAACGCAGCCTATGCAATCAAGTCCTCGCCTACGTACAGTATACTTTATTTTTTTATCATATATTCTGGTTTTCTGATTTCCCGGAAAATCAGTCTGACTTTAGGAATTTATTCCGCGGCACTTTATACAATTACGCTTTTGTTCGCCGCTCATGTAATTGGCGTACATTTTGTACAGAAAAATACGGAAAGTTGGGTCATTGAAAATGTGAGCAGCCAAACCGAATTTTTAAAAGTGATCTTCCTGATTTCCATTTCATTTATCGTAGGGTCGGTGGTAAATCTTCTCAAGGATATGAAAGAAGCTGCGGATGAAAAAGCAAAGGAAGCCATTCATCATGCCAATGAAGTGGATAGAAAAAAAGAAAGTATGCAGAAAACGGGAGAACAGTTGCTTCATAGTTCGGAAAGATTGAAAAGTTTCGGAGACGAATTGACGTCTCAAGTACAAACGCAAGCAGCTTCCATTGAAGAGATCAGTGCGTCTCTTGTGGAACTTTCCCAAAGCACCGATAGTTCTTCCGAACTTGTGGATACGCAAAACAATACCATCAGCCAACTGATTCATGAAAGCGATACTCTGGAAACCATTCTAGTACAAGTAGCAAACGATACGGATAAAATCACAAAACAAGTCGAGACTTCTAGCGCTTACTCCCGCCAAGTCACTTCGTCCGTAGTCGATCTCAAACTGACAATGGACGAGGTAAAAACTTCGTTTCAAAAAGTGGAAGAAGTCAATCAAATCATGAAAGAAATTGCGGACAGAACCAACTTACTCGCATTAAATGCATCTATTGAAGCTGCACGTGCCGGTGAATACGGAAGAGGATTCGCCGTTGTAGCTCAGGAAGTCGGGGAATGA
- a CDS encoding OmpA family protein, whose translation MNLYSMQNKLKTKVSWKLGLLSFLLISNCVSDQKPQWMQSKAFQKFCGCAAPLPVSSAKAATREEALGSLPEGALDDMGTPDYLERVYSGIKNDFEFTGTQFEQHVDGLVAKGVELKRIEEDKKLREILIVIDGDVAFPSGKSTMTPKAVEMIGKISDAVSLYPETNVRIGGHTDSAGAFTMNLKLSKARAFAVKAEMQRTHQIAEVRFKEVDGYADLRKIVDTMAPEPKNRRTEVRVGTVRIVL comes from the coding sequence ATGAATCTATATTCTATGCAAAACAAACTTAAAACAAAAGTAAGCTGGAAACTCGGCTTACTTTCCTTTCTTTTGATCTCAAATTGTGTTTCGGATCAAAAACCGCAATGGATGCAATCCAAAGCTTTCCAGAAGTTTTGCGGCTGTGCCGCACCCTTACCGGTTAGCAGTGCGAAGGCGGCAACCAGAGAAGAAGCGTTGGGAAGTCTTCCCGAAGGCGCCTTGGATGATATGGGCACACCCGATTATTTGGAACGGGTGTACTCCGGAATCAAAAACGATTTTGAATTCACCGGAACCCAATTCGAACAACATGTGGATGGGCTTGTGGCCAAAGGGGTGGAGCTCAAACGGATCGAAGAAGATAAAAAGTTAAGGGAGATTCTGATCGTGATAGACGGGGACGTTGCTTTTCCTTCCGGAAAATCCACAATGACTCCGAAAGCGGTAGAGATGATCGGCAAAATCTCCGATGCGGTTTCCCTCTATCCTGAAACGAATGTTAGGATCGGAGGACATACGGATTCTGCAGGTGCTTTTACCATGAACTTAAAACTCAGTAAAGCGAGAGCATTTGCGGTAAAAGCGGAGATGCAAAGAACTCACCAGATTGCAGAAGTTAGGTTTAAGGAAGTGGACGGGTATGCAGATTTAAGAAAAATCGTGGATACCATGGCGCCGGAACCGAAAAACAGACGAACAGAGGTTAGGGTAGGAACCGTTCGGATCGTATTATAA
- a CDS encoding DUF1554 domain-containing protein yields MLGSNLTKYVVRSSFLIIILFTSYCTAASNAADQFLFGLSETVDKSPAGVTVKSLTGGYSVSENPSLGTLGVTLQLNRQPIQDVKIPLSLDNPAIATLSIDSMTFTTSNWDTPQTVTISGVNNDEVDGNKDTIIVIGKGVSTDALYSGLITPTRPLTVIDDDSYSVVVSPKSLQTTEAAGAGRTTTFTVVLASKPTSTVTIPTLNPNVDSTNNTGQEGTIDKTSLTFTTTNFNIPQVVTVTGVDDVFLDGNKTYTIQISNSTSTDPNYSNLAVPSVTVVNIDNELPGIVVTPTTLSINEADTNGTFTVVLTNPPTGNVTIPVTNPNPTRATVSTTLLTFTTGNYNTPQTVTVTPVNNLIADGNSSFTLDLGIATNYGNENAPDVAITIVDNDTPGVTVVQLNQNIVEGTLQTAFFRLRLNSEPTANVTIPINDTFDAKNTGHRQGSAAVTSVTFTPSNWNTYQDITVTPVNDDVADGNFQWVIELQRCVSTDPKYGETSPGAANGIKPTPNITVNEDDDDIAGFTIVAYNKMDGSTSLIQTAKSATTVTGFATDDSHNLDPQSYSRWTIRLRSQPLATVNLSLTTSTSGTTNDGTLNTNSLTFTTANWATPQTVFVTGASNGANEGNLDYSVNVTATGDDLYGNGSYGYRDSAQVARPAFTIYSCDNDVANQIIGCRRSGTFSTTEGGGTGIFHLITQSDPGSSVTVPVSSNNLAEGTVGSATATITSGGSGNWKTMTTSASNQITATGVQDANIDGNIAYTIVLGTSSGGLTIDPPDMTIYNIDDELVVEVSAGSNDTSEDGTTATFGVRIRNTVSPTANVTFTIACKSGSTECSSLSASSLTFTPANFNTYQTITVTPTDDSRADNTQAVCVQFGTVVSTDLALNDFQPPDNCPMNNLDNDKIIFVTNQSFNPNFNDSNNDLTEQDGFCQTDTNRPTWGTYKALISNTVSRVATTTGTDATGQNAWVLAASKGYYLATGFSAPYTNRVFTTNTNKLFSFGSLTTALPAGTYWTGLNSNWTTATNNCVNWSQNDPSDPTPAGGIYETTYGSGSSTTSSSISGGVSNCLTTTTRKLICVQQ; encoded by the coding sequence ATGCTCGGTTCAAACCTTACCAAATATGTCGTTCGTTCCTCTTTCCTAATTATCATCTTATTTACCAGCTACTGTACTGCCGCGAGTAACGCCGCGGATCAGTTTTTATTCGGGCTTTCAGAGACAGTGGACAAATCTCCTGCGGGGGTCACTGTTAAGTCGCTAACGGGAGGTTATTCCGTTTCGGAAAACCCTTCTCTCGGAACACTCGGAGTTACACTCCAACTCAATAGGCAACCTATTCAGGATGTTAAGATTCCTCTGAGTTTGGACAATCCTGCCATTGCAACTCTTTCCATTGATAGCATGACATTCACTACTTCCAACTGGGATACTCCTCAGACTGTTACGATCAGTGGTGTTAATAATGATGAAGTGGATGGAAACAAAGACACCATCATAGTCATCGGCAAAGGTGTGAGTACGGACGCACTTTATAGCGGACTCATTACTCCTACAAGACCGCTCACTGTGATTGATGATGATTCTTACAGTGTGGTTGTGTCTCCTAAGTCTCTTCAAACTACGGAAGCTGCAGGTGCTGGACGTACTACTACATTTACTGTGGTGCTTGCGAGTAAACCGACGAGTACCGTAACGATTCCCACTCTCAATCCGAATGTGGATTCCACGAATAACACGGGTCAGGAGGGGACGATTGATAAAACCTCATTAACATTCACAACAACTAATTTTAATATCCCTCAAGTGGTAACAGTTACCGGAGTAGACGATGTTTTTTTGGATGGAAACAAAACGTATACGATTCAAATATCCAATAGCACGAGTACCGATCCTAACTACAGCAATCTTGCCGTTCCTTCTGTAACGGTTGTTAATATTGACAACGAATTGCCCGGGATTGTCGTTACACCTACGACGCTTTCTATCAACGAAGCGGATACCAACGGAACGTTTACGGTTGTGCTGACAAACCCTCCTACCGGGAACGTTACGATTCCCGTTACCAATCCGAACCCTACGAGAGCGACCGTCAGCACTACACTACTTACTTTTACGACCGGAAATTATAATACTCCTCAGACAGTTACTGTCACCCCTGTGAATAACCTGATCGCCGATGGAAACTCAAGTTTCACTCTCGACTTGGGAATTGCAACGAATTACGGAAACGAAAATGCTCCCGATGTTGCAATTACGATCGTAGATAACGATACTCCAGGTGTAACGGTTGTTCAATTGAATCAGAATATCGTAGAAGGAACTCTGCAAACTGCATTCTTTCGTCTTCGGTTGAATTCTGAACCTACTGCAAATGTAACGATTCCTATCAACGATACTTTCGACGCCAAAAATACCGGCCATCGACAAGGAAGTGCCGCAGTTACATCCGTTACTTTTACCCCCTCCAATTGGAACACATACCAGGATATAACGGTAACACCTGTCAATGATGATGTAGCAGATGGAAATTTCCAATGGGTCATTGAACTGCAAAGATGCGTGAGCACGGATCCGAAATACGGAGAAACATCTCCTGGCGCCGCAAACGGAATTAAGCCGACTCCGAATATCACAGTGAATGAAGACGATGATGATATTGCAGGGTTTACGATCGTAGCCTATAATAAAATGGATGGTTCCACTTCGTTAATCCAAACTGCAAAATCAGCAACAACTGTGACCGGTTTTGCGACGGATGATAGTCATAATTTGGACCCGCAATCGTATTCCCGATGGACGATCAGATTAAGATCACAACCTCTTGCTACGGTGAATTTAAGCTTAACAACAAGTACAAGCGGAACCACTAATGATGGAACGCTAAATACCAATTCTCTCACTTTCACCACTGCCAATTGGGCCACTCCTCAAACAGTTTTTGTAACCGGCGCGTCCAATGGAGCCAATGAAGGAAACTTGGATTATTCTGTAAATGTTACGGCAACAGGTGATGATCTGTACGGAAACGGATCTTACGGATATAGAGATTCCGCACAAGTGGCACGTCCTGCATTCACTATTTACAGTTGTGATAATGATGTTGCCAACCAGATCATAGGTTGTAGACGATCCGGAACTTTCTCCACTACGGAAGGCGGAGGAACGGGGATATTTCATTTGATCACCCAATCCGATCCGGGATCGAGTGTGACTGTTCCTGTTTCCAGTAACAATCTTGCCGAAGGAACTGTTGGTTCCGCAACTGCTACGATTACAAGTGGAGGTAGCGGAAATTGGAAAACGATGACAACAAGTGCGTCCAATCAAATCACAGCAACCGGAGTTCAGGATGCCAACATTGACGGAAATATCGCATATACGATTGTTTTAGGGACTTCTTCGGGAGGTTTGACGATTGATCCTCCCGATATGACGATCTATAATATCGATGATGAATTGGTAGTGGAAGTGAGTGCGGGAAGTAATGATACTTCGGAAGACGGGACAACTGCAACCTTCGGAGTTCGTATCCGAAATACCGTGTCCCCTACAGCTAACGTGACTTTTACGATCGCATGTAAATCAGGTAGTACTGAATGTTCAAGCTTAAGCGCATCTTCTCTTACATTCACACCTGCAAATTTCAATACATACCAGACGATCACCGTGACACCAACGGACGATAGTAGAGCGGATAACACGCAAGCAGTTTGTGTACAATTCGGAACGGTGGTCAGTACGGATCTTGCTCTGAATGATTTTCAACCACCTGACAATTGTCCGATGAATAACCTCGACAATGATAAAATTATATTCGTCACAAACCAAAGTTTCAATCCGAACTTTAACGATTCGAATAACGATCTTACCGAGCAGGATGGGTTTTGCCAAACGGATACCAATAGACCTACCTGGGGAACTTACAAAGCTTTAATTTCAAATACAGTGTCGCGCGTAGCTACTACAACGGGAACGGACGCAACTGGACAAAACGCTTGGGTTTTAGCTGCAAGTAAAGGATATTATCTGGCGACAGGTTTCTCGGCGCCTTATACCAATAGGGTTTTCACTACCAATACAAATAAACTTTTTAGTTTTGGAAGTTTGACAACGGCGCTACCTGCAGGTACATATTGGACCGGTCTTAACAGCAACTGGACTACAGCCACAAACAATTGCGTAAATTGGTCTCAGAACGATCCCTCGGATCCGACTCCTGCCGGAGGTATTTATGAAACCACTTACGGATCAGGGAGCTCCACGACTTCTTCTTCCATAAGCGGCGGAGTTAGTAACTGTTTGACGACCACCACCCGCAAACTCATCTGCGTTCAACAATAA
- a CDS encoding esterase/lipase family protein yields MKKKIPSAKTKQTEKPTKEPINWKEKWETTKIVADRTATSGVSILNGAFGNHLDSFDLAAPMQFYLEKKRVSLRKEDLKSYPHISSKICVLVHGLGSDEAMWKFSGESEDYGTLLQKEKGMTPFYLRYNTGLHISDNGQALSSLLEELIRNSPVSIKEIIFISHSMGGLVTRSACYYGEKKKHKWVSKTKKIFFIGSPHHGAGLEKFSNVVTTVLGKIPNPFTHLTKKAINLRSAGIKDLRYGYLVEEDWKGKDPDAFLENSKRHIPLMKSVDYYVITGTLTKNPNHPLADFFGDAIVGKWSSLGKSGNGKYDLDFPKENWKELSGINHLRLMYDRRVYDEIREWCK; encoded by the coding sequence ATGAAAAAGAAAATCCCTTCGGCAAAAACAAAACAAACGGAAAAACCTACCAAAGAACCTATCAATTGGAAGGAGAAATGGGAAACCACCAAGATAGTTGCGGATAGGACTGCAACCTCCGGTGTTTCCATATTAAACGGCGCTTTCGGGAATCATTTGGACTCTTTCGATCTTGCAGCGCCGATGCAGTTTTATTTGGAAAAAAAAAGAGTCTCTCTCCGCAAAGAGGATTTAAAATCCTATCCTCATATTTCTTCTAAAATCTGCGTTCTGGTTCATGGCTTGGGAAGCGATGAAGCCATGTGGAAATTCAGCGGAGAATCGGAAGACTACGGAACTCTTCTCCAAAAAGAAAAAGGGATGACCCCGTTTTACCTGCGTTATAATACAGGACTTCATATTTCCGACAATGGCCAGGCACTTTCATCTCTTCTGGAAGAATTGATTCGAAATTCCCCTGTCTCTATCAAAGAAATTATTTTTATTTCCCATAGTATGGGAGGACTTGTTACGCGTAGCGCCTGTTATTATGGTGAAAAGAAAAAACACAAATGGGTTTCCAAAACCAAGAAAATATTCTTTATCGGTTCTCCCCATCATGGTGCCGGTTTGGAAAAATTCAGTAACGTTGTCACAACCGTTCTCGGTAAAATTCCGAATCCATTCACCCATCTTACGAAAAAAGCGATCAACCTTCGAAGTGCCGGGATCAAAGACTTGCGTTACGGATATCTGGTGGAGGAAGACTGGAAAGGAAAAGATCCCGACGCTTTTCTGGAAAATTCAAAAAGACATATCCCTCTTATGAAATCTGTAGATTATTATGTGATCACGGGAACTCTTACCAAAAATCCGAACCATCCTTTGGCGGACTTTTTCGGAGATGCCATTGTGGGGAAATGGAGTTCTTTGGGAAAATCGGGAAATGGAAAATACGATTTGGATTTTCCCAAAGAGAATTGGAAGGAATTATCCGGAATCAATCACTTACGTTTAATGTATGATAGGCGAGTATACGATGAGATCCGGGAATGGTGCAAATAA
- a CDS encoding bacitracin resistance protein BacA produces the protein MSESNPERQIYTPPMNPPGPIPGLGELCREWGEEGIRDLVSRFYDRIPDSKIGKMFPENLDLAKQKQADFIIQVTGGKPHYSQNYGPPRMRMRHFPFVIDEEARLEWIRCYMEALDESVFSEDSKRIFSSFLESFSKWMVNSI, from the coding sequence ATGAGTGAATCGAACCCGGAACGTCAAATTTATACTCCGCCTATGAATCCCCCCGGTCCCATACCGGGACTCGGAGAGCTTTGCCGGGAGTGGGGGGAAGAAGGGATTCGGGATTTGGTTTCCCGCTTTTACGACCGGATTCCGGATTCTAAAATCGGAAAGATGTTCCCTGAAAATCTAGATCTCGCCAAACAAAAGCAAGCTGACTTTATCATTCAGGTCACCGGTGGAAAACCTCATTATTCCCAGAACTACGGACCACCTAGGATGAGGATGCGTCATTTTCCATTCGTTATCGACGAAGAAGCGCGCCTTGAGTGGATTCGTTGTTATATGGAAGCATTGGACGAATCTGTTTTTTCCGAAGATTCCAAAAGGATCTTTTCGTCCTTTTTGGAAAGTTTCAGCAAATGGATGGTCAATTCGATTTGA
- a CDS encoding HpcH/HpaI aldolase/citrate lyase family protein — MALTHPQSALFAGEKPFPIIPACEHFAGSEKLITKALELQNKLGGLFDITMDCEDGAQTGKEKEHAEMIVRIQNSELNKHKMSGVRIHDYTNPHWKGDIDIIVPGAGNVIAYITIPKPTKASQVKEQITYIQEACKKAGIKREIPIHVLIETHGALQDVFEIAALPWLQVLDFGLMDFISGHHGAIPASCMKSPGQFDHELLRRGKSNLVAAALMNGVIPAHNVTLDLKNIYQTYADAKRAHDEFGFLRMWSIYPAQIQSILDAMAPNFAETQTACDILIKAQDAEWGPIQHDGDLHDRATYRYFWELVQRAKLTGQKLPEEVEKRFFA, encoded by the coding sequence ATGGCACTGACTCACCCGCAATCCGCACTTTTCGCAGGAGAAAAACCTTTCCCGATCATCCCTGCTTGCGAACACTTCGCCGGATCTGAAAAACTGATCACAAAAGCTCTGGAGCTCCAAAACAAATTGGGCGGCCTCTTTGATATCACTATGGATTGCGAAGACGGTGCGCAAACCGGAAAAGAAAAAGAACATGCGGAAATGATTGTTCGCATTCAAAATTCCGAACTCAATAAACATAAAATGAGCGGGGTTCGTATCCACGATTACACCAACCCGCATTGGAAAGGCGATATAGACATCATCGTTCCGGGTGCAGGAAATGTGATCGCTTACATCACAATTCCGAAACCTACGAAAGCATCTCAAGTGAAAGAACAAATCACTTATATCCAAGAAGCTTGTAAAAAAGCGGGAATCAAAAGAGAAATTCCAATCCATGTTTTGATAGAAACTCACGGTGCGTTGCAAGACGTGTTCGAAATCGCTGCCCTTCCTTGGTTGCAAGTTTTGGACTTCGGACTTATGGATTTTATCTCAGGCCACCATGGTGCGATTCCTGCTTCTTGTATGAAATCCCCAGGCCAATTCGACCACGAGTTACTTCGTCGTGGAAAATCAAACTTAGTCGCAGCAGCTCTTATGAACGGAGTGATTCCTGCACACAACGTAACTTTGGATTTGAAAAACATCTACCAAACTTATGCTGATGCAAAACGTGCCCATGACGAATTCGGTTTTTTACGTATGTGGTCCATCTACCCTGCACAAATCCAATCCATCCTGGATGCAATGGCACCTAACTTTGCAGAAACGCAAACTGCTTGCGACATCCTAATCAAAGCACAAGACGCAGAATGGGGACCGATCCAACACGACGGAGACCTTCATGACAGAGCGACTTACCGTTACTTCTGGGAACTAGTCCAAAGAGCAAAACTCACAGGACAAAAACTCCCTGAAGAAGTGGAAAAAAGATTTTTCGCATAA
- a CDS encoding SH3 domain-containing protein, translating to MWNKLIVVCLFVCSLFCGNQVEGEKEVGYDQGKKCIYASSGNQKINKISKYFHIKLDDVEKQGMDFYFLMSLDKVEFSFYSLSNNLTFPLVRVEDNVFLVPEKKVYLGLLFDKEDNKTYVWIENSKKNLFKDYEMIGSVDQKETSTTCLDRAKINSIYEGRKQEIGAGPEPDGGVFKLEVGYNRVTHDNILVRNKPDQNGKVISKLKKDSRIALLADTGIYAKIPPYGASHWVKVRLVDGRIGYVFGWFLLWEESFPDGYKLD from the coding sequence ATGTGGAATAAGTTAATAGTCGTTTGTTTGTTTGTTTGTTCGCTTTTTTGTGGCAACCAAGTTGAAGGTGAAAAGGAAGTGGGTTATGACCAAGGTAAAAAGTGTATATACGCTTCTTCAGGTAACCAAAAGATAAATAAGATTTCTAAATATTTTCATATTAAATTGGACGATGTCGAAAAGCAGGGAATGGATTTTTATTTTTTGATGTCATTAGATAAAGTTGAATTTTCTTTTTACAGTTTATCAAACAATCTCACTTTTCCACTTGTTCGAGTTGAAGACAATGTTTTTCTCGTTCCTGAAAAAAAGGTTTATCTAGGTTTGCTCTTCGACAAAGAAGATAATAAGACTTATGTCTGGATAGAAAATTCAAAAAAAAATCTATTCAAAGACTATGAAATGATTGGGTCTGTTGACCAAAAGGAAACTTCAACAACTTGCTTGGATAGAGCAAAAATAAATTCAATTTACGAAGGACGTAAACAAGAAATAGGGGCCGGCCCAGAACCAGATGGGGGAGTTTTTAAATTAGAAGTAGGTTATAATCGCGTTACACACGACAATATATTGGTTAGAAACAAGCCAGACCAAAATGGCAAAGTGATATCAAAGTTAAAAAAAGACAGTCGCATTGCTCTATTAGCTGATACAGGTATTTATGCAAAAATACCACCATATGGAGCAAGTCACTGGGTAAAAGTGCGTTTAGTGGATGGTAGAATTGGCTATGTATTTGGCTGGTTTTTACTATGGGAAGAAAGCTTTCCGGATGGTTATAAATTGGATTAA
- a CDS encoding ornithine carbamoyltransferase produces MSTLTHLISWKDWSDDQIAELIDFAVYVKQNRVFFSGHMAGRSMAMLFQKTSTRTRVSFEAGMTELGGHAIFLDWMSSNFLLSDIDFEAEYLSRNVSIIMARLKRNEDLLILQSGSKVPVINGCCNLFHPCQALADILTIVMDRPKDWKKTKICYIGVHNNVVNSLIGITAALGIHLTLVTPIASPDSIVAEVVERGKSKGTVSWEKDLKTAVRDADYVYTDTWVDMEFFNDPKFQKEKEERIELMMPYQINSELLKHTKAKVMHDMPIHAGFEITREVVLNERSIIFTQAENRLDAQKAVILKLLEKA; encoded by the coding sequence ATGTCTACACTCACCCACCTCATTTCCTGGAAGGATTGGTCTGACGACCAAATTGCAGAGTTAATCGACTTTGCCGTATACGTAAAACAAAACAGAGTATTTTTCTCAGGTCACATGGCCGGTCGATCCATGGCAATGCTGTTTCAAAAAACTTCCACAAGAACCAGAGTTTCCTTTGAAGCGGGGATGACCGAACTCGGAGGTCATGCCATCTTTTTAGATTGGATGTCTTCCAATTTTTTATTATCCGATATTGATTTTGAAGCGGAATATCTTTCCCGAAATGTTTCCATCATTATGGCAAGGCTCAAACGAAATGAGGATCTGTTGATTTTACAAAGCGGGTCCAAAGTTCCCGTGATCAACGGCTGTTGCAATTTGTTTCATCCCTGCCAAGCACTCGCAGATATACTAACAATAGTTATGGACAGACCGAAGGATTGGAAAAAAACGAAAATCTGTTATATAGGTGTCCATAATAACGTGGTCAATTCTCTTATCGGGATTACCGCTGCACTGGGAATTCATTTAACACTTGTAACACCAATTGCAAGTCCCGATTCGATTGTGGCGGAAGTGGTGGAAAGAGGAAAATCCAAAGGAACCGTTTCTTGGGAAAAAGACCTTAAGACCGCTGTTCGGGATGCGGATTATGTTTACACAGACACCTGGGTGGATATGGAATTTTTCAACGACCCGAAGTTTCAAAAGGAAAAGGAAGAAAGAATCGAACTGATGATGCCGTATCAGATCAATTCGGAACTGCTAAAACATACGAAAGCAAAAGTAATGCACGATATGCCGATTCACGCGGGTTTCGAAATCACAAGGGAAGTCGTGTTAAACGAAAGATCGATCATATTTACGCAAGCCGAGAATCGATTGGATGCGCAAAAAGCGGTGATATTGAAGCTTTTGGAGAAGGCTTAA